From Thermoflexus hugenholtzii JAD2:
CGATCCCCGCTCGCCGCAGGCGGTTGAACTGGCTCACCGGGGATCCCGCGCCGCTGGACTCGAACACCCCATGGATCTCCACCCCGGCCCGGGCCCGCTCCAGCAGCGCATCGCCGATCCGCGGGTGCGTGAAGGCGAAGGCCATGAACACGATGCGCTCCCGCGCTCCCCGGATCGCCCGCACGATGGCCTCCACCGTCGGATCCTCCGGGGCGAAGTAATTTTCCACCGAGATCCCCTCGATGGTCAATCGCGGGACCGTATCGCCGGGGGAACGGGCAGGGCCGAAGGCGCGGCGCTCGAACATGGCAGCGAACTTGGCGGCGTAGTTGCGGGCCAGCTCCGGCGAGCGGAGGAGAGCGGCGTTGTTGTTGTTTTGATAGACATCGTTGTCCGTGAAGTTCATCGATCCCGTCCACACCCGATCGCCGTCGATGACCATGAACTTGTTGTGCATGTAGCCCTCCCGCTCGTCGGTGACCACGGGAATGCCCCCCGCCCGCAGGCGGGCGACGGCCTTCGTGTCGGCGTTGTCGGTCTCGGTGACCACTCGAACCCGGACGCCGCGATCGCGAGCCCGCAGGAGGGCCTCCGCCACTGGCATCAGATCGATGTCGTATACGGCCACGTCCAGGGTCCGCTGAGCGCCGTCGATGGCCGCGATGAGGGCATCGGCTACACCTCCCCGATGGAACTCCGGGGCGTCCGGGAAACGCGGGGCAGTGAAGAAGACCTCATACCATCCCCCCTCGCCGGAGGGAGCCGTGGAAGGCGGCGCCCCGCCCCGGCCCATGCACTGCTGGGCCATCCCCAGGGCCGCCACCAGGATCAGCAGGACGACCAGGCCGGCCAGGGATAGAGGCCGGGATAACGCACGAGACCTTGCCTGTAGCAGACTCCGCCTCCTGCGCGCGCTCAAAGGGACCTCCGGAAGGGAAATGCGCTCACCCCTCCGGCTCCTCCGAAGGGGGGTCCGGGAACCAGTCCCGCAGGGCCTCCAGAGTCCATTCCAGACGCTGCCCCGGCGTCCAGGCTTCCCACTCCGGAGGAGGCGCCAGCCCCCATGGAGAGAGCAGCTCCCCCGCCTCCGCCGCCGGGGCCCGAGCTGCCCGGCCGATGCGACGCATGGCCAGGCGCACCCGCTCGCCGGTTCTCTCCGGGGCGGACCCCACCCGCGCCATCGCCCAGCCGAGCAGGCGCTCTGCCTCTGCGTCTGTCAGCCCGCTCCGCCAGCTCTCATCCTCCAGGGCCCGCTCCAGCCAGGCCGCCAGCCCGGGTTCCAGCGTCCGTTCTTCCTCGCTCTCGCTCAATGCCAGCCTCCGGTGATCTGCGGAAGGGCGATCCGCAACGTGTAGGGCGCGGGCTCGGTGGTGAACCGCGCCAGCGCCGAGATCGCCAGCACCACCCGGCGATCCGGCCCCGCCTCGACGAGCCCCTCCCCGGTCCCGTCCGCCCGCAGGGGCAGCCGCTCCACCCGGGCCTCCCCATCCCTCCGGAGGCGGAGGACCTGGAGGGCGAAGCGCACGGGGACCTCCGGGGCGACCCGGGCCCAGCCCTCGGCCTCCCACCCGGCCTCCTCCTCGGCCCCATCCCGGAGCCCGATCTCCGGGATCTCGATGGCGTCTAAGGCCACCCCGGGGCGGTTGACGGCGTCATCGGTGACCACCTCGAAGCGCAGGCGGATCACCTGCCCCGCGTAGGGGGTGAGATCCACCGTCTCGGTGATCCAGCGCGGCCTCTCCCCTCCCCCGCTCACCCCCGTGTAGCCCCATCCCAGGTTGTTGTGATTGGGGTTCGCGTCGGTCCCCGAGGGCGTGCGCAGCATCGTCCAGCGCCGCCCTCCATCCGTGGAGACGCTGACGTAGGCGTAATCCCAATCCTCCTCCAGATCATACCAGATGCGATAGCGCAGGGTGGCCCGCGGGACTCCCCGCAGATCGACGATGCGGGTCAGGCGGGGGTTGCTGTCGTCCCCCCGGACCGCATACCAGAACCGCCGACCCTCGAAGGGGGAGGCGGCGACCAGGGGGAGGACGGAGGAGCCCCGGAAGGAAAGGGCCAGGGTCCGCCCGGCCGGGAGCTCGATGTAATCCGTGGCGTAAGGGAACACCGTGTCCCGGATCTCCTGCGGGAGGCGGTTCACTCGAACGGCCCGCCGGGGCTCCGGAAGCTGCAACGCCCGGTAGCGCGGCCCCGAGGCGGGCTCGGCGTGATCCAGGAAGTTTGCCGCAACCCATTCCAGAAAGAAGGCGTCAGCGTCCTCTCCCACTCCCCACTCGCGCAGCACCGCGTCCACAGCCTCCAGGCCGTTCTCGGGATGGGCCACCAAGCGTCGGGTGGCCTCTTCTCCGAAGCGCTCCAGGAAGTATGCCAGGAAAAGGAAAGCGGCCCCGTAGTGCTCCGCGTTCCCCTCCTCCTGAGTCCCCCAGGTGTTCAGCTGGGTGTCGGGCTGGACCAGGAAGGCGCTCTCGAAGCCGCCCACGTCGTAGCCGCTGAGGAAGGCGGCCAGCTCCGAGGCTCCTTCGTTCAGCC
This genomic window contains:
- a CDS encoding phospholipase D-like domain-containing protein gives rise to the protein MSARRRRSLLQARSRALSRPLSLAGLVVLLILVAALGMAQQCMGRGGAPPSTAPSGEGGWYEVFFTAPRFPDAPEFHRGGVADALIAAIDGAQRTLDVAVYDIDLMPVAEALLRARDRGVRVRVVTETDNADTKAVARLRAGGIPVVTDEREGYMHNKFMVIDGDRVWTGSMNFTDNDVYQNNNNAALLRSPELARNYAAKFAAMFERRAFGPARSPGDTVPRLTIEGISVENYFAPEDPTVEAIVRAIRGARERIVFMAFAFTHPRIGDALLERARAGVEIHGVFESSGAGSPVSQFNRLRRAGIDVLKDGNPYNMHHKVFVIDRRVVIFGSYNFSRNAEQDNDENFLIVTDPAMAARFESEFARVYEQALNPPRGGGWPDGTLAWAR
- a CDS encoding M6 family metallopeptidase; translation: MTRTGIIRWFFLALALGGLCGRGGVPGPTPTPAIPTTAPRGTPTPVEAPDAAETLQALLQADPPVRDLRDLAVRYHGLPPNTPETACRSDRDLPLGARWDFLVSNNDTNETFTVTAVLREKTPHAYLWVEEGRTVDPADLRAAAEAFEQRTYPTVREFFGSEWTPGVDCDPHLFILHAGGLGGVAGYYASKDEFPKAVRADSNEAEMFYINLDAVRINSDFYHGVLAHEFQHMIHWYHDRNEETWLNEGASELAAFLSGYDVGGFESAFLVQPDTQLNTWGTQEEGNAEHYGAAFLFLAYFLERFGEEATRRLVAHPENGLEAVDAVLREWGVGEDADAFFLEWVAANFLDHAEPASGPRYRALQLPEPRRAVRVNRLPQEIRDTVFPYATDYIELPAGRTLALSFRGSSVLPLVAASPFEGRRFWYAVRGDDSNPRLTRIVDLRGVPRATLRYRIWYDLEEDWDYAYVSVSTDGGRRWTMLRTPSGTDANPNHNNLGWGYTGVSGGGERPRWITETVDLTPYAGQVIRLRFEVVTDDAVNRPGVALDAIEIPEIGLRDGAEEEAGWEAEGWARVAPEVPVRFALQVLRLRRDGEARVERLPLRADGTGEGLVEAGPDRRVVLAISALARFTTEPAPYTLRIALPQITGGWH